A stretch of Amphiura filiformis unplaced genomic scaffold, Afil_fr2py scaffold_26, whole genome shotgun sequence DNA encodes these proteins:
- the LOC140143755 gene encoding LOW QUALITY PROTEIN: uncharacterized protein (The sequence of the model RefSeq protein was modified relative to this genomic sequence to represent the inferred CDS: deleted 1 base in 1 codon): protein MVQRLHYRRRHSYNTKSNKVRIVKTPGGKLVYHTHKKKPKALRCGDTGVKLQGVWAARPKKLMSMSKPKKTVSRAYGGTLCAKAVRQKIVRAFLIEEQKIVQRVLRAQQQSKK from the exons ATGGTTCAGCGATTGCATTACAGGAGGCGTCACTCCTACAACACCAAGTCCAACAAAGTCAGGATTGTAAAGACCCCTGGTGGCAAGCTGGTCTATCATACCCACAAGAAGAAGCCCAAGGCATTAAGATGTGGTGACACTGGAGTCAAGCTTCAGGGTGTGTGGGCCGCTAGACCCAAGAAACTCATGTCAATGTCCAAGCCTAAAAAGACG GTGTCAAGAGCATATGGTGGTACACTGTGTGCAAAGGCTGTCAGACAAAAGATTGTTCGTGCTTTTCTGATTGAAGAACAGAAGATCGTACAGAGAGTCCTCAGGGCACAACAGCAGAGCAAGAAGTAG